atttattataatacatCAACAAAACACTCAAACTTGGCCTTAACTAACAAGTAAGTAAGTACTCCAACTTTGGAAGTACACATCTAGACATCTCAACTTGGTGTCGATTGACAACTAAACACTCCAACTCATCCCCATTGTGTCTTGCGACAAATAAATCTTGGAGGTGTTACCAGTTAGTAAATTGGAATTTTCAAGAGACACAGTGGAGACGAGTTGATCTGTCTAGATGCGTATACTCAAAGTTAGAGTTTGAGGTCAAGTTTAGTGTAAATGCTGAACCTAAGGTCGAATTTCCTTTTGTTGTCATAACAGCTAGTCAATGAGAAAATGGTGTGCTGAATTTATTAATAAGTAGgacaatttttgtttattattgatGTTGAAAGTGTCTTCATGTGATATTGGTTTACTCTTAGACAAATGATGCAGCCCCCACAAGTCCCTATTATGTTTAAGGGAAAGTTTGGGAGAGAGCTTTAACTTATCCTAAGCAATAAAGACATTAGATGGGCTTTTATTGCTTGTAGAGAAGGGAATGAGTGAGGTTGTTGTCAATGTAAACAAACTTAAAGATTATGGTGGGTAGAAGTTGAGGTAGGGTAGTTAAACTCAGCTACCATAATAATGCATTGTTGCAGTGTTGTTCAATTGTATAGTAGTATATTCTATGTCTATTGCATTTATAAGTTATAGTTTACTTTAGGTCCTACATTTTCTGGGAGTCTTTTAGTGTTACCGTAGATTATACGCCGGTAGAGAATATAGAGGACTTCtagtaattgttttttttttattttaatgagcGACATGATCAATGGGGATTCATGTAGCCGATATTAACTTGCTTTGGATTGAAGATGCATAGCTGGTTTGAACTTGTGTGTCAAGTTCATCTTTCctcaagaagaaaagaaagtagTAGTAGTAGATTAAATGGATGGTAGATTGAGCATGTGGTGGCATGGGCACATGTAACCCCCCACccccttgttttttttttttttaaataatggtGTGGTGTTCGAGTCAGTTTGTGTGTATCTTGATTGTTCTTCGGGATATATGTTTCCTTCATATCAGTTATGTTGttcagactcttcaaaaatgttgcTACATTAGTGTATTACTTTTGGAGGATTCGACACGTGCTAGAGTTCGAGCAACTCTACTCACTGAGATTTAGACAAATGCCAAGAAGTAATCttggaattttattttgtttcagcTAAGAATTGAACCTCATTATCATGTGTTTTTCAGTTTGTTTGTTTACCTTTGAATCTTTATGACCCCTAAATTATGCAGCTTGTGAGTATTAAATGAACCAATCAGAATTGTGGTGGAATGGATAtaagttctttatttttaattagagatCTCGAGTTCGAATTTTGTATATGAAAAGATCGTGTTAGGGGATGCTTTCTCCTTAAATGAACCTTACGTTGGCTGAATTTGGATTAATCGGAGCCTAATATGAGCATCAAACACCAGatatgagaaataaaaaataaaataaaatgacaatgtGAATGGGTGGGGGACTGGTGATGGCCATCCAATTCTGAATCTGCTGTTTTTAAAACTCTTTGACTCTATAAATGAGTGTGTAGGGAATCTAATTGACCTTTAgtttaaaacaattatttttagcaACCCATGTGACATGTCCTTAGGATAATTTAAGAAGATTTGCAtaattgaattgtatatttttttttcttttgatcatCGAGAAGTACAGTGGGATGAATgcgatttttataattttgaaagtATATAGGTTCAAATTTTGAGAATTGAGAAGATTATTATAGAAAACATCTCTCTTTTTGTCAACTTGAATTCAAATTAGTCGTTATAACTTGCAATTCGATTTTAAACTTAACCCCTACTCGACGTAGAATTAAGATTCGAACCCAACTTTCCTAACTTAAAACCTCAACTCCAACCTTGACTCGAGACCTACCTCGACCTTAGACCCTATTTTGACTCAAAACTAGCCGTTTGCTGGGATTATCATCCTAACCTCCACTTGACTTGGAATTCCAACCTTAACCTCAACCAAAGACCCAACCACCACCCTAACTCGAGATTTGATATAACCCTAATTTAAGATCGACTCACCCTGACTTGACTAGAGAAGCAACTCGAGACTAGACCTCTACCTGTTACACGACTTGTGACCCAACCTCGATCTTAGACTTGACCCCAACCTTAACTCAAAAATCCAATCCCTACTGCATTATGGGACATAACCGTGACCCTACAAAGAACTTGACCCCAATTCGGGGGTCGTGTCTACGGTTCAATCTTGGGTTGGATCTTCACTCAGGGTCAAGTCTCTAGTAGGGGTTGGATGTCTCGAGTCAAGTTTTAGATTGATGTCATTGTCTTGATTTTGGGTCAGGTATCTATGGTAAAATGTGGggtttaaattcaaaattataatatttacctAGATTATATCAATTGCTTCTAGGAtgatatatttttcttactCATCAAACgtcaaaaaacataattaagaaaataatttattctccGAAATCTCCTTACCAACCACACcgtaaaaataacttaaatgtttaatttttttttgttggaatgACATTAATCgaatatttccaaaaaaaaaaaaggcttaATAAGTTGGACAAAAAATGTACATTGCTAAAATACTACTCTATAAGTctacattaaaaagaaaatatatttccaTATTATAGCAAACAAGTGGcaaaaggataaaataaaagagGACCATATATGTGTATTGAATtgaattaaatagaaaaatgaagTCAAAATAGGCATGTGCTTCTCTGTTTGAAATGTTGGTACTCTCTCATCATTTATATAAGGGTTAAATCATTGTTGATtcctaaaattattaatttagttatttgaaAATAGACATTTTTAATTACTCACAAATTTGCCATACTCATAAATTATTTCATCACTTAATTTTTCACGTGTTATATCAATTTTGTACTATTTTAGTCGATATTTGACAATAATATAGttttaaatataacatatttccTCCATAAAGGGACCAAAAGCACATTTAAAGATTATAGGTTATAGTAATAAATATCACGaggatcaaaattaaaatttaccatcaattaaatgactaaaagtGCTATTATTCCTTCATAATTAAGAACAAGAGCAATACAAACTAACGATAATATATGAATGACCTTAAAGTATAACGAACATTAAAATTGAGAGGGATATATTTGTCCCTTTTCGTTATATAATATTTCTACGATAATCATAAaactgataaaaaataaaaatgaaaacttgctaaattttgttaaaaaggTAAAAGCTTACTcaaaatattacatatattacTCAAATAATGTGTCAAacttccatatatatatacacaatttgTAACTTTATAGAAACTGTACATTTTTTCTTGTGttctaaaattataattcattcaCCTTACATTTCTTAAACATCATATCTACTTCTTTAAAACTGTGAAACTCACAGATTTGATGTGTCCTTCCTTCTGTTAACGCGAAAATTAGCAGTTAAATGTGCAAACATTGCCTATCTCCATTTCTTGAATCTGCAGCATCTCGCGTTCATTTCATCCTTTTTCAAGAACCTATACGTGGAAAATGAGCCATTTGGATCAAACCAAGGTGGAAATCGAtgaaaaaatgagttgattttgtCACCTCTACGAGTACCTGATGTACTTAAAGTCCATGTAGAGCAATACTTTACTTTTCTGACTCTGGATAGAGATCCGTCCAACATGTGTCCTCGTTGACAGCTTGTTTCCATCGTCTTTTGAATATCTTATACTCGTTGTATGATTGTCTTCTCACCTGAAGAAACTCACACACATAGCCAGAGTCAAGTAATATGGCTTCGCGTTTTGAATGAATATAAAAAGTGTTAAGTGTATGTTACTATATATATAGTCGACCTCAACTGGCTTGGAATTGAAGCTAACTAAAAGCTGAACACAAAGACAGGTAGATGTTTACCTCCACTCTGAAATTGGGAGTATTGGGTTGAGTTGGTGCCTGCATTGATGAAAAGACGCATCAAAACTCATACGTGAACACATCTAACATGGTGGTCACGATAAGAGGTCGTGGAGGACACATATTAGGATAGCAGGTTAGTAGGTAGTAGAGCGTTGTCTCGCTTATTTTTCCATATTAGTAGTCATAGTGTTATTCGTGTAGCTTCTTGTACTTCGATTATTTCTTCACTTCCACTATTTCTTGTTTCGACCATCTTTGAAATGTTTTTCCTTGAGCCGAGGGTCAATAAGAAAAAACATCTCTACTTCCCAAGGTAGGAGTAAGGTTTGCGTACACTCTACCCACCTTCCAGACCCAgaccccctccccccccccccctcctcgTGGGATTGTACTAGGTAAGCTATCCACTCTTTTTCGGTATAAACATCATCGATCACTGTATAAAGTTATCGAACACATACTTGTTTTCCAAGGCTTGTGATGTTTTCTCCACCCACTGTTGAATTCTTCTGCATGATTGACATCAACAAGAGAATTAATTGTTTGACAAATAAGAAACGATGATTTAGAACTCGTAATATAACTCACAAGAATGTTGTTAGTGTGGAGCACAAGCATAACAGGTTACACATAGAGAGGAAACTTTGTTGCTGCATATTGCATAACATTTCTCTCTATGGATGAAATGAACTCAAAACAGTCGATTCAATGGAGCGAATGTGTATGTAAAGACTGTCAATCAGGTATGAACATTAACCAAACGCGACTGATTCATTATATAGCtgtatatacattttttcaTGTGTCTGTTGCAGATTTCAAAGTTCATTTTAAGTATTCTTATGGATTGTTTTTGTTGTGTGGTAGTTACCTTCTTTTCAGGTTCTCCTAGTGTCGGAAGGCCGTAATGAACAATGTATTCAGCATCAACAACTCCAATATTTCGAGTTCTATCTCCCTATCACGAAAATGAACCAAAAGAGCATCAACAACTCATGACTGTAACTCAAACGAGCTATCGATATAACAAACGAAAAATAAATGCCCTGTCTCATATCCAGAACTACCTGTGCACAGTAACCAAGCTGAATGTCTAAACCCCAAGCATGGATCAAGTCATTCTGCGAAACAACGATAGAAGGAATAAGAGGTAAATATCGATTACTCCTTCTGTCTCAATTCGTATGTCTAGTTTTGACTTttcacggagtttaagaaagtaaagaaacTTTTGAATCCGAAAGAAGGGTAGTAAggcaaaacaaattgaaacagaaGGAATAACTTTATTTCAACGACCAAATTTTAACAGTTAAATATACGTAATGCAGTTATAGCATGACATATATAGTTGTTATCGACAATACAGTGTTTCTAAAAAGGAAAAACCTGGATCATATACCAGACGCAGCGCCAGGCAGCGTGGGAAAACACAGGAGCCATTACTTCTATCCATCTGCAATATCAGATACTCCTTATGAGTTCCGAAAAATAATTGAGTTTCGATCTTTTCAATGCAGAAAAGGAGATTACTGCTACAACAATTCCTAGTTATTTCCCATGAAGATATCCGCGACAAGgcataaaacaaaattaagttaCCCTGTACAAGGAGGAGCCATACTGGTATAGTCACATCGAGTGCCAGTATCGCCAGCCTTATAAGTCCTTCTGCAATGTAATGTGTTAATCATGTTTCAACAtcaaaatctatggccaaacaaGAGCTTTAAGACGGAAAATTGTTGATAAGAACCTGTGCACTCGTGATCTCCTCCCGCGAGCGGTAATCTGATGATGCACCTCGGATTTTCCAATATCTAGAGCTGGTTGCGAAATCTCAAGACCTTCATCTTTTACAATAGATATGTATCTACAAGGATGAAACAAGTCGGGTTCAGTAAATGCAGTAAGTCGATTAGATGCTTTGCATTTATTTATAGTTCCGTCTTTTAATCTCTTGTATATGAGCTACTCTCCTTACAGTCAAGTTACTTCAACTACTaaacaaaaaaagtttgaattttcgTCTCTGATAGGTGTCTTTTTCATTACCAAAAGACGGGAGATCCTTGGGCGGGGATGGTCCTGCATTTGTTTGTCTGATTTTGACTTGACATGgagttcaagaaaataaatgagaCTTTTGAGTCTCgtgatcttaaacatgtcatgtggaaAGTTAGAACGAAAGAGTTgctgaaaaagggaaaaaagagaAGTTTTTTTTGGAACAGACTAAAGGAAAGTATACCAACTTTCACATACCGGTTTAGGTTGAATTTTTCAACTCCGAGGTCTTCATCCCAGAGGAAGATATAACTATACTCAGCAACTATATCTGGATGTAAAAATCTCTTTGCAAACCACCTGTTATTTTCACAACATTCGGAAAATGTCAAGATAGTTTTGGTTCAAACACAAGACGTTTCTAGACTAAAGCAACTCCGTCTGAGATGCAAATAGAAACTGTACCATTTTGTTTGATTCAAAGCTGAGATGTGTATTACACTGTTACTCCATTCAAAAGTCCTCCATCCATCGACATTACCATCGTAGTGAAAAAGCATCACCACAAAATCACTTGATAGAAACTACGAACCAATTCAATAAACGAACTTATGGTTAACTCTGTATATGTCATAAAAATATGCAACGTAACAGAACACACACCTTTAGTACCATCTTGTTTACTGTTTCTTTTTGCTTTATCCCAACAGCTGCAGCAAATAAGTACTTTGAAGGCTCTTTTTTCTGTTAAAAACCGAAACATGTTAGTAGCATACGCTTctgttttacttttctttttagtccgtttcaaaaagaaagtTCCTTCTGCAACTCATTATGTCTAGGAATTTTATTTGCAGATAAATTCAACTCTGCATTTGAAACTTATGAGGAACGCGGAGAAGATGGATATGAATATAACCTCTGGATAACCCCATAATGGCCGTCTTTCAAAGTTAGACGTCTTGGCGATGATACCTTCAGGTAATGTTTCACTTCCATTAGGCCTGCATTGACTCTAAAATGGATGACACAAATCATTTTACGCGAAGAATATAATCAAGGTACTCAGAAGCTAACGAATAAAAGAACAAACCTCACATGATCTTCCTCCTTTCCCCCGCAAACTTCTCTGCATAATAGAGTTCTTATGATTATCATCCATTCACATTGTGCATCACTAGAACAACAATTTACACAAACACCAACTTTCCattttagtctgtttcaaaaacatgtttttttcCCGTTTCTGACAATTCTTCAACTTcaactttccacgtgacatgtttaaaaccacaagaCATATCCAAAaccagacaaacaaattgaaacagagGGGTACTATCTTGTCCATTTTTTCAACTTCATCTTGAAACAGAGAATTTGAAGATGAGAAACTTAGTTTTTACTCGCAAAACTTCAACTTTTTTCAAGTGATTCATGTCCAAACACAAATGAAACAAGTACTCCTTTTCAACTTCAACttcaaaaactcatttttatttcaacttcaaCCAGATATATATGTTCAAACGGGGAACGTCTATGGGATATTCCATAAACTACAGAAGAGGTCAAGTGAATTCGACATGTACCTGAGTATCATTTTCTGTAAAGTCGCTCCTTAACAAGAGAATCAAACACAAAAACGAAGCTGTAGGAAAGATCGCGTAGAAACATGACCTCCTAAATTTTGAATCTTTGAGTAGTGACACCTAAAAATACCAAAGAAAGAGTCTCATTTAGCACATTGAACTGAACATTGCAAACAAACAAGCAAGCTGATTTTTACTTATCCATAACCAAAAGTCATGTATTGCTACAAGCTATATTGCTCGGACTCCTCAGAAATGATGTTGGGTGCGTGTTGGATCCTTCAAAAAGTAGTGTATTCTTGAAGGATCAGACATACCTGCGGAAGCATTTTTCCGAGAGTCTTGAGCAACATAGGCTACAAGATCAAACCTTCTTTGTATTACTCAAAAAACTCTCAACATCAAGATAGTGACTTTCTTCTTTGATGACTAGTAAACCCCAATTCACGATAAAATATGATAAGAAAATCAGAACATTCGTATCAATGATTTACACAAAAACTACAAATGGAGTCGAATCAAGTATATAACCAACGGGCAAGGGCGGAGCCAATTAGGAGCAAGAGACTCGTATATACAaggttatgattattttttgtgtataaataatAGATGTTAAATtacttctttaaattttgaagaaatttctGGCTCCACCACTACAAACAGGTTCAACTAGTATTCCCAACATAGAAAAATGCTAAATTCTTATACAAACATTAAATTCAGAACCCATAAATTTCAAAACTACAAACATTTTCAATCGTAAGAACACGAGctcatcaaattcaaatcctGAGTAGACAAACAACATTTGCATGAACTTAACTATTAATCAATGTTAAACACATGCAAAtactacaacaacaaaaacaacatatcCCCTGCAATTCTACAAGTGGAGTCCCCTGTAATTCTACAAGTGGGGTTCGGAGAACATTAATATGTATAACATACAATAGTTATATATAGATTATTTCTGATAGACCCCTACATACAAatacattgaaataaaaaagaaacaaaaacttACAAACGGCCTCATGTTCTTTGAAACAAACAAGAATAATCAA
The DNA window shown above is from Solanum lycopersicum chromosome 11, SLM_r2.1 and carries:
- the LOC101258517 gene encoding uncharacterized protein isoform X2; amino-acid sequence: MILREVCGGKEEDHVRPNGSETLPEGIIAKTSNFERRPLWGYPEKKEPSKYLFAAAVGIKQKETVNKMVLKFLSSDFVVMLFHYDGNVDGWRTFEWSNSVIHISALNQTKWWFAKRFLHPDIVAEYSYIFLWDEDLGVEKFNLNRYISIVKDEGLEISQPALDIGKSEVHHQITARGRRSRVHRRTYKAGDTGTRCDYTSMAPPCTGWIEVMAPVFSHAAWRCVWYMIQNDLIHAWGLDIQLGYCAQGDRTRNIGVVDAEYIVHYGLPTLGEPEKKKNSTVGGENITSLGKQAPTQPNTPNFRVEVRRQSYNEYKIFKRRWKQAVNEDTCWTDLYPESEK
- the LOC101258517 gene encoding uncharacterized protein isoform X1, with protein sequence MRPFVSLLKDSKFRRSCFYAIFPTASFLCLILLLRSDFTENDTQRSLRGKGGRSCESQCRPNGSETLPEGIIAKTSNFERRPLWGYPEKKEPSKYLFAAAVGIKQKETVNKMVLKFLSSDFVVMLFHYDGNVDGWRTFEWSNSVIHISALNQTKWWFAKRFLHPDIVAEYSYIFLWDEDLGVEKFNLNRYISIVKDEGLEISQPALDIGKSEVHHQITARGRRSRVHRRTYKAGDTGTRCDYTSMAPPCTGWIEVMAPVFSHAAWRCVWYMIQNDLIHAWGLDIQLGYCAQGDRTRNIGVVDAEYIVHYGLPTLGEPEKKKNSTVGGENITSLGKQAPTQPNTPNFRVEVRRQSYNEYKIFKRRWKQAVNEDTCWTDLYPESEK